AAAGAGAGTAGGGTATCCTAGAGTCGCTAGAAGCTTTGCTTTTGAATACAAAGCACAATATTTAAAGCCAAATCCTTTTGCATATTTTGTTGGATTCTTCCAAAATCCACTTTATTTTAAAGAGATTGCTTCGCATATAAAGGAAGTGTTATGCCCCCCCCCCCATTAAAAGCGAAATAAATAAGCATAAATTAGAGCGCATTTGCCAAGCTCAAAACAGCGTTTTTATCCACATCAGACGCGGTGATTATTGCACACATTCGTGGCAGGTGGATTTAAGCTATTATAAAAAAGCAGTGGCTACCATTGCAAGCAAGATAAATAATCCTCAATTTTTCCTCTTTTGTGCAGATAGAGAGTTTGCACGAAATCTTGATTTGGGCTATCCCTTTGTGGATATGACGACTGAAAATATTACCGCAGATAATCATTATGAGGACTTAACGCTTATGGCGCATTGCCAACACGGCATTGTGGCAAACAGCACTTATTCGTGGTGGGCAGCTTATCTCATCAGTAATCCCCAAAAAATCATCATCGCCCCCACCCCTTGGCTACTTGGTAACGATGAGATAATTTGTGCAGATTGGATTAAAATAGAAGCGGCAAGAGAGGTGGCATTATGAAATACTCTCTTAGGACTTTTATTCGCAATCTCCGCTATTTGTGGCGATATAACCTCAAAGAAATAGATAATAAATTGCACGATTTATTCAAATCTGCTCCCACATCGGATTATTTTTATAATTTTGCAGAGATGTTAAGAGATGAAATCAAAAATGATTTTGACACGATTACCCCGCCGATTGTCAAAGATAATTTTGAGACTTTGCAGATTTTATTAGATTCTCAAAAAAGCTTTATTCGCTTTGGTGATGGGGAATATATCTTAATGGAGGGAGGTAGCATAGGATTCCAAAAATATGATAAAAATCTTGCTCAAACTCTGCAAGAAATCATCACTTCACAAGATGAAAATCTGCTCATTGGCTTAGGTTATAGCTTGTTTCACGCACCTACTGAAAATTCGCGTTCCCCGTGGTTTAGATACACTTGGGTAGCAGAGAATTATCATATCATCAAAAAATACCTTGTGCCTCATAAAGTGTATGGTGCGACAGATATAAGTCAAGTTTATGCAGGATATAAAGAATACGATTTTGAGCGACACTATGCGCTACTCAAACAACTTTTTATAGGTAAAAAAATCTTAGTGATTTGCGGAGATAAGGTGTTGGCAAATGCGCAATATAGTATTTTTGAGGAGTGTAAAGACATTGCCTATCTCTATGGAGCGACTAAACACGCTTACGAGGGTATAGGCACATTAAGGAGACAGATTCTTAACTTTAGCAAGGACTATGTGCTTCTTTTTGCACTCGGTCCTGCGGGTAAGGCTTTGGGCTATGAGATGTTTAAGCTAGGCTATCGTGTGCTTGATATTGGACATAGTATTAAAGATTATGACGCCTATAAACGCAGGATGCAAATGGATAAAAAAGGTGTAGCACAATTTTTCGCTCCTGATGAGTGAGACTTAGATTCTTCTACTAATGCTTCAGAATAATAGGGTATAGTGTCATTTTACAAGCGTGGGCAAAAGCAACGCTCGGTGGGTTAAGTGATTTAAGGCAGTTTTTCACATAAGGATTCAAAAGCCTGATAATGTGTCCAAGATTCTATAATGTCTGCTCTCTCACGCTTTAAATCCTGCAAGTCCTTATCACAAAGAGCTTTAAAATTCTTTGCTATTTGTGGGTGTGAAGCAAAATACTCTAAAATATCCTTTTCGCTTAAGGCTTGTTGTTTTTTGGTTACCACGATGTGCAAAAGTGCCTCTAGTGTCGCTATAAGCTCGCGCTGAATCATCTCAAAATGTGATTGAATCATTTGCACTTCTTTATGCGTTTTGACATAGACTTTGCAATTTTCCAAGTCGGGATTGTTTTGATAGGAGGGTGGCATTATTTTATCGGTAATGTCTATGTCTTTTGCATTTTTTGCAAGCGTAAGGGTGATTTGGCAATCTTGCAGCACAAGACAAAGGTGCAAAGGCAAAATAAAATACAAATGCGCATAGGCTTGCTCCTCAAAGAGATGTTTATCCACCTCTTTAGGTGTTTCAAAGCCAAAAATGTGGCTTAGCCTTTTCATCGTCTCAAAAGCTCTGTCTTTAGTAATTTCGCTCATATCCACATAGTGCTTTTGCGTGATATGTGGCAAAGATGTGAGCAGTTCATTAAGAATAAACCACGAATGAAATTCATCTTGCTTTTGTGCTTTAGCGATATAGGATTCTATTTTATCAAGGCAGGGAGAGTGTGAGAAGTAAGATTCTTGTGTGTGGGGATTGTAAGCACCATATTGCAAAGAGGCGATAAGTTTATTCTGCCCCCCCCCCCATTAGTTGCTTATCTTGCTGCGGTTGGGCAAAATTGATACCAGATTTGAGGATAGAAATCGGGTCGCGCACCAAAATAAGTGCCGGGACTTTAGAATCTAGTGTGCTTGTGTATTTGGTAAAGTCTTTGAAGTTGTATTCGCACAGCGCAAGGGCTGCATAAGTTGGCTTTGTGCTTAATCTTACATAATTGCTTTTATACCGCTCAAAACCGCTTTCTAAAAACTGAACATTGAGCGAGATATTGCAATACTTTAAGAAGTTCGTCATCGCATTATGTCCTGTGGCGTGATAAGTGATAAAATAAAAGCGATAATTTGGAGGCAGTGCGTGGTTGCGCTTGTAGAGAAAAGGCGCTAAAAATTTTGCACATCGTTTAAAAAATTGGTATTTTAAAGTAGCACAAATGCCTTGTTCTTCGAGAATCTTTAGAGTTTTGCTGTGTTTGCGCATACTATTCCTTTTGAAAATAAGGCATTTTACATTAATTTTATTTAATTTTGTATTTATTTGTTTGTGTGAGTGTGTTTAGAGAGTAATGAGCGAAATGCCCTGTTCCTGCAAAAGCTCATAAATTATCTCCACATCTTTTGTTAATTCATCTTTAACTAATGGGCGAATATCTATCGCTTCTAGGGGAATATTTGGCATAATCTTGGCAATATTAAAAAGTGCAGATGAGAGAAAACTGACTACTTTGATAGGTTTTTGCTCTAGGGTTAAAAGATGAATTTCTATAATTTCATC
This DNA window, taken from Helicobacter sp. MIT 21-1697, encodes the following:
- a CDS encoding alpha-1,2-fucosyltransferase gives rise to the protein MCQAQNSVFIHIRRGDYCTHSWQVDLSYYKKAVATIASKINNPQFFLFCADREFARNLDLGYPFVDMTTENITADNHYEDLTLMAHCQHGIVANSTYSWWAAYLISNPQKIIIAPTPWLLGNDEIICADWIKIEAAREVAL
- a CDS encoding GT-D fold domain-containing glycosyltransferase, whose amino-acid sequence is MKYSLRTFIRNLRYLWRYNLKEIDNKLHDLFKSAPTSDYFYNFAEMLRDEIKNDFDTITPPIVKDNFETLQILLDSQKSFIRFGDGEYILMEGGSIGFQKYDKNLAQTLQEIITSQDENLLIGLGYSLFHAPTENSRSPWFRYTWVAENYHIIKKYLVPHKVYGATDISQVYAGYKEYDFERHYALLKQLFIGKKILVICGDKVLANAQYSIFEECKDIAYLYGATKHAYEGIGTLRRQILNFSKDYVLLFALGPAGKALGYEMFKLGYRVLDIGHSIKDYDAYKRRMQMDKKGVAQFFAPDE
- a CDS encoding DUF2972 domain-containing protein, with the protein product MQYGAYNPHTQESYFSHSPCLDKIESYIAKAQKQDEFHSWFILNELLTSLPHITQKHYVDMSEITKDRAFETMKRLSHIFGFETPKEVDKHLFEEQAYAHLYFILPLHLCLVLQDCQITLTLAKNAKDIDITDKIMPPSYQNNPDLENCKVYVKTHKEVQMIQSHFEMIQRELIATLEALLHIVVTKKQQALSEKDILEYFASHPQIAKNFKALCDKDLQDLKRERADIIESWTHYQAFESLCEKLP